The following nucleotide sequence is from Austwickia chelonae.
CGGGCACACGCGGCTCAAGCAGATCGAATGGCTCCTGAAGACGGGCCAGGTCGACGAGAAGCTGTTCTGGAATCGGGAGTGGTGAGCATGGAGTTCACGAAGACGGCCGTTGACGGCTGCTGGATCATCGACCTCAAGCCCTTCGAGGATGCTCGAGGTGGCTTCGCGCGGACGTTCTGCACCGAGGAGTTCGCCGAGCACGGCATCCCCACCGACGTGGTCCAGGCCAACATGAGCTGGAACCACAAGGCCGGGACGATGCGCGGCATGCACCGACAGATCGCCCCAGCTGCTGAAGGCAAGCTCGTGCGCTGTATCCGCGGGACGATCGTGGACTGCTGCCTCGACCTGCGCGAGGACTCGCCGACCTTCGGCGAGCACGTCATGGTCGAACTCTCCGCGGACAACCACCGTGCGCTGTGGATCCCGCCGTACTGCGGCCACGGGTACCTGACGCTCACCGATGACACCGAGGTGACCTACCAGGTCTCCGGGAAGTACAGCCCCGAACACGAGCGCGGCAACCGGCACGACGACCCGGCCTTCGGTCTGGAATGGCCCGCCGAGATCATGGTCATCTCCGACAAGGACCAGAGCTGGCCGGACTGGGACGGGAAGAAGATCAAGTGATCGTCGTCGACACGCTGCTGGCGCAGCGGGCAGCCGAGGGGCGCCCGGTCCGCGTCGGGATCGCCGGTCCCGGCTTCATGGCCAAGGGCCTGATGAACCACATCATCAACACCACACCCGGCATGGAGGTGGCCTGCGTCTACGCGCGGAACATCGACAAGGGTGTAGCTGCGCTTGCCAACGCCGGCCGGGAAGGCGAACTCGTCGCCGTCGCCGACGACATCGCCGGTATCGAGGCAGCGGTGGCTCGAGGTGGCACCGCGGTCACGGACAACTACGAGGCGATGACCCAGGCCGCCAGCGTCGACGTCGTCATCGACTGCACCGGCTCGGTCGAATTCGGCTGTCATCTCGCGTTGGCCACCTTGGCCGGAGGTAAACACCTCGTCCTGATGAACGCGGAGGTCGACGCCACGGTCGGTCCGATCCTCAACGCCAAGTTCGAGGACGCCGGCCTGGTCTACACCGGATGCGACGGCGACCAGCCGGGCGTACAGATGAACCTCATCCGCTTCGTCCGCGGGCTGGGGCTCACCCCGTTGGTGGCCGGAAACATCAAGGGGCTGCAGGACCCGTACCGCAACCCGACCACGCAGGAGGGATTCGCCAAGCAATGGGGCCAGGACCCGCACATGGTGACCTCCTTCGCCGATGGCACGAAGGTGTCGGTGGAGCAGGCCCTCGTCGCCAATGCGGCTGGCTTCTCGGTGCACCAGCGTGGTTGCCTGCAGCGTGACCACCGCGGCCACGTCGATGAGCTCACGCAGATGTACGACGTGGACGAGCTCAAGGAACTCGGTGGAGCGGTCGACTATGTGGTCGGCAGCCAGCCCGGTCCCGGGGTGTACGTGCTCGCCACGCACGACGACCCGAAGCAGCAGCACTACCTGAACCTCTACAAACTCGGTCAGGGACCGCTGTACTCCTTCTACACGCCTTACCACTTGTGTCACTTCGAAGTGCCGGACACCGCCGCCCGCGCTGTCCTGCTCGGTGACGCGACGATCAAGCCGTTGCGTCAGGCCCCGCGCGTCGAGGTCGTCACCATCGCGAAGAAGGACCTTAAAGCGGGGGAGGCGCTCGACGCTCTCGGCGGCTACACCTACTACGGCGAGTGCGAGAAAGCCGAGGTCGCCGTAGCCGAACAGCTGCTGCCGGTCGGCCTGGCCGAAGGCTGTGTGCTGAAGCGCGATATCGCCAAGGACGAAGCCATCTCGTACGCCGACGTGGTGGTGCCCGAGGGGCGTCTCTGCGATGAACTGCGTGCCGAGCAGGAACAGGCCTTCGGAGGAGCACAGTGACCCCACCGTTGAACTACCCGCCGGAGCCGAGCCTGAACGCTACCCGGGTCTACGACTACGTCGTGATCGGCGGTGGGATCGTCGGCCTGTCCACGGCGATGACCCTTCTTCAGGAACGCCCGCACGCTGATGTCCTGGTCCTGGAGAAAGAAGACGTGGTCGCTGGCCACCAGACCGGGCACAACAGCGGCGTCATCCACGCGGGGATCTACTACACCCCGGGCAGTTTGAAGGCGAAGTTGTGTAAACAGGGTGCGCAGTGGACCCGTGACTTCTGCGACCACTACGGCATCCCGTACCGCAACACCGGCAAGCTCATCGTGGCCACCGACGACGAAGAACTCGCTCGGATGCACGCCCTGTACGAGCGGGCGCTCATCAACGAGCTCGACGTCGAGCTGGTAGACGCAGCTGAGCTACGT
It contains:
- the rfbC gene encoding dTDP-4-dehydrorhamnose 3,5-epimerase — protein: MEFTKTAVDGCWIIDLKPFEDARGGFARTFCTEEFAEHGIPTDVVQANMSWNHKAGTMRGMHRQIAPAAEGKLVRCIRGTIVDCCLDLREDSPTFGEHVMVELSADNHRALWIPPYCGHGYLTLTDDTEVTYQVSGKYSPEHERGNRHDDPAFGLEWPAEIMVISDKDQSWPDWDGKKIK
- a CDS encoding NAD(P)H-dependent oxidoreductase, with translation MIVVDTLLAQRAAEGRPVRVGIAGPGFMAKGLMNHIINTTPGMEVACVYARNIDKGVAALANAGREGELVAVADDIAGIEAAVARGGTAVTDNYEAMTQAASVDVVIDCTGSVEFGCHLALATLAGGKHLVLMNAEVDATVGPILNAKFEDAGLVYTGCDGDQPGVQMNLIRFVRGLGLTPLVAGNIKGLQDPYRNPTTQEGFAKQWGQDPHMVTSFADGTKVSVEQALVANAAGFSVHQRGCLQRDHRGHVDELTQMYDVDELKELGGAVDYVVGSQPGPGVYVLATHDDPKQQHYLNLYKLGQGPLYSFYTPYHLCHFEVPDTAARAVLLGDATIKPLRQAPRVEVVTIAKKDLKAGEALDALGGYTYYGECEKAEVAVAEQLLPVGLAEGCVLKRDIAKDEAISYADVVVPEGRLCDELRAEQEQAFGGAQ